A genomic window from Neoarius graeffei isolate fNeoGra1 chromosome 5, fNeoGra1.pri, whole genome shotgun sequence includes:
- the LOC132886378 gene encoding uncharacterized protein LOC132886378: MDEMRATVIDHVIVHGMTMAEAGLRVRPNLSRFTVATIITAFRQHNRVERMPHRGGRVAIFTAAQETLIVDMVHENNLIRLREIRDKVIADNVNFESIDDVSLATIDRVLRRQKMRMKQVCRVPFERNSARHKDLRYEYVQRILQLDAMARPHEYLFLDEAGFNLQKRRQRGRNIIGQRAITEVPGQRGRNTTLCAAMGSEGLVHRHAVLGSYNTQRLLTFLEELRDILLDCQQHHPGPAHPIYVIIWDNVRFHRTNQIREWFTTNSNQFLNVCLPPYSPFLNPIEEFFSSWRWKVYDRQPYTRENLLRAMELACGDIPVEAFQGWMRHSRAFFPWCLARENIACDVDEVMWPDAAQRHDAAQ; encoded by the exons ATGGACGAGATGCGAGCAACAGTCATTGACCATGTCATTGTCCATGGCATGACAATGGCTGAAGCAGGACTAAGAGTCCGTCCAAACCTGAGTAGGTTCACCGTGGCCACCATTATCACGGCATTCAGACAACACAACAG AGTTGAAAGAATGCCACATAGAGGTGGGAGGGTTGCCATATTTACAGCGGCACAAGAAACCCTCATTGTGGATATGGTTCATGAGAACAACCTCATCAGACTCCGGGAGATCAGAGACAAAGTCATTGCCGATAATGTTAACTTTGAGAGCATTGATGACGTCAGCTTGGCCACAATAGACCGAGTTCTTCGGCGCCAAAAGATGCGGATGAAACAGGTCTGTAGGGTTCCCTTTGAGCGCAACTCTGCGCGACACAAAGACCTACGTTACGAGTATGTGCAA AGGATATTACAGTTGGACGCGATGGCCAGACCTCATGAGTACCTCTTCCTGGATGAGGCTGGCTTCAACCTGCAGAAACGAAGGCAAAGAGGCCGTAACATCATTGGCCAAAGAGCCATCACTGAGGTTCCTGGCCAACGGGGGCGTAATACTACTCTTTGTGCGGCCATGGGTTCGGAGGGGCTTGTCCACCGGCATGCTGTCCTTGGGTCTTACAACACCCAACGTCTCCTCACCTTCCTAGAGGAGCTAAGAGACATCCTCCTGGACTGCCAACAACACCATCCTGGGCCCGCACATCCCATTTATGTGATCATTTGGGACAATGTCCGCTTCCACAGAACAAACCAAATCAGAGAgtggttcaccaccaacagtaacCAGTTTTTAAACGTCTGTCTGCCACCCTACTCCCCTTTCCTGAACCCTATAGAGGAGTTCTTCTCATCGTGGAGATGGAAGGTTTATGACAGACAACCATACACTAGAGAGAACCTCCTAAGGGCAATGGAGCTGGCCTGTGGTGACATCCCAGTGGAGGCCTTCCAAGGATGGATGCGCCATTCCAGGGCGTTTTTCCCGTGGTGCCTGGCAAGAGAGAATATAGCCTGCGATGTGGATGAGGTGATGTGGCCCGATGCAGCTCAGCGACATGATGCCGCACAGtga